A single window of Lutzomyia longipalpis isolate SR_M1_2022 chromosome 1, ASM2433408v1 DNA harbors:
- the LOC129787078 gene encoding leucine-rich repeat-containing protein 40-like translates to MSLKLHCSAILVIACLIYQSKGLLQDVSCNKALSNSINCMFTNLNDDEISFKDPTESFESVIFKNCNLTKFPTTLFSTFTKLTKVDLSLTQVRQLNGNKTLNGAKNLKILDLSRNSLKGIEDFVFSEGKELVELHLSRNKIISVGLNAFAGLNKLELLDLSFNDIKILTEEVFSGLKNLKFIYVNNNDLKNLTFDLRDFKDLTEFDISHNKHISMKGWLTDLPSHIKPKLTVNYSYCNEDETSFNTWGPNIKTYILKHNKVIDMITVNNVRWETLDISENLLRDITNITKIQTLQNLDLSENPLAPLNISTFSLLDDLRTLNLRSTGISLDQDYFTAQKKLTFLDISGNGLTSLDLRNLKSLSSLQTLYLHENNLTELEDIEDIKMILPNLIIISLFKNNFSCAYNILMHELFENLKIEIYDGTKINETDNITNVRVNCSEMNQLRRNSLEQAIFFKQITNYLENSFQKQLEKISIYQLNLEMKIEYRLQIMDLQFTKLIGDLKYIIQIERLTTNNIVSKTITDLFELWEHQNKMEKDLKTQTSCNDDKYQELVKEVKDLTDQVSYLKNSSHYENKIVDLMSEIKSIRKINEEGILELMNKLSNQLFKVKDSSKMNFFLKCCKRPVRQGSKPLELNQLINEWESVIIT, encoded by the exons ATGTCCCTGAAACTGCATTGCAGTGCAATCTTAGTGATTGCCTGTCTCATCTACCAGAGCAAAGGATTACTGCAGGATGTTTCCTGTAATAAAGCTTTAAGCAATTCAATCAACTGCATGTTCACGAATTTAAATGACGATGAAATAAGTTTCAAAGATCCCACAGAAAGCTTTGAATctgtaatatttaaaaattgcaatcTGACAAAGTTCCCAACAACCTTATTCTCAACTTTTACTAAACTCACGAAGGTGGATCTATCCTTGACCCAAGTGCGCCAACTTAACGGAAATAAAACACTAAATGGTGCAAAAAATCTAAAGATTCTGGATTTATCACGAAACAGCCTTAAAGGAATTGAAGATTTTGTGTTCAGTGAAGGAAAAGAGTTGGTGGAGCTGCACTTGtcgagaaataaaataatttctgtggGGCTTAATGCTTTTGCAGGGCTAAATAAGCTTGAACTTCTCGACTTGTCGTTTAACGACATTAAAATTCTTACGGAAGAAGTATTTTCAggattaaaaaatctcaaattcatCTATGTGAATAATAATGATCTAAAAAACTTAACGTTCGACCTTCGcgattttaaagatttaacaGAATTTGATATTAGTCACAATAAACATATTAGTATGAAGGGATGGTTAACGGACTTACCTTCGCACATCAAACCTAAACTGACAGTAAATTACTCGTACTGTAATGAAGATGAAACATCTTTTAACACCTGG GGCCCTAATATAAAAACGTATATTCTAAAGCACAATAAAGTCATTGACATGATAACCGTAAATAATGTACGGTGGGAAACCTTGGATATATCTGAGAATCTTCTGAGAGACATTACGAACATTACAAAGATTCAAACTTTACAAAACCTTGATCTGTCTGAGAACCCCCTCGCGCCATTGAACATCTCCACATTTAGCCTCTTGGATGATCTTCGTACACTCAATCTGCGCTCAACTGGAATCTCTCTGGATCAGGACTATTTCACagctcaaaagaaattaactttCTTGGATATTTCAGGAAATGGACTGACCTCTCTCGATCTTAGAAACCTAAAATCTCTCTCAAGTCTTCAGACACTTTACTTGCACGAAAACAATTTGACAGAGTTGGAAGACATTGAGGATATAAAGATGATCCTGCCGAATTTAATCATCATCTCCCTCTTCAAGAACAACTTCAGTTGCGCCTACAATATTTTAATGCACGAATTGtttgaaaacttaaagatAGAAATTTACGATGGCACCAAAATCAACGAAACAGACAACATAACTAATGTGAGAGTCAACTGCAGTGAAATGAATCAATTAAGACGTAATAGCTTAGAACaagctatttttttcaaacaaatcactaattatttagaaaattccttccaaAAGCAATTGGAAAAGATTTCGatatatcaattaaatttagaaatgaaaattgaatatcgATTGCAAATCATGGACTTACAGTTCACAAAGTTGATCGGAGATCTTAAGTATATTATACAAATAGAAAGACTTACAACGAATAATATCGTTTCAAAAACTATAACTGATTTATTCGAATTATGGGaacatcaaaataaaatggaaaaagatttaaagacCCAAACTAGCTGCAATGACGATAAATACCAAGAATTGGTGAAAGAGGTGAAAGATCTTACTGATCAAGTGTCTTATCTGAAAAACTCTTCACATTATGAGAACAAGATTGTGGATTTAATGTCAGAAATTAAATCTATTAGGAAGATTAATGAGGAAGGTATTCTGGAActcatgaataaattatccAATCAGTTGTTTAAGGTCAAAGACTCGTCAAAGATGAATTTCTTCCTAAAGTGTTGCAAACGTCCCGTCAGACAGGGTAGTAAGCCTTTGGAATTGAACCAATTAATCAATGAGTGGGAGTCAGTCATAATAACTTAG
- the LOC129787080 gene encoding leucine-rich repeat-containing G-protein coupled receptor 4-like has translation MSHVRQINGNKTLNGAKNLKILDLSRNSLEEIEDFVFSEGKELVKLHLSRNKIISVGLNAFTGLEKLELLDLSFNTIKILQGEIFSGFTKLKFIYVNNNAIQSMKINLNKCSNLLEFDGSYNNIIEWNLLLSSPKESNVIVKLSNANLKNSLTSASNKDELIVDGNSLDYVNIKGKLRRLSAKNNKIRYIEIKPDIAITTLELAGNMITNIENITKIWMLEKLDLSENPLSQLNVSTFSLLDDLRTLNLRSTGISVDQNYFTAQKKLTFLDISANGLTSLNLKNLKSLTSLQTLYLHENKLIELENIEDIKKILPSLTTISLAKNRFSCSYISKILTILNNLNISVQVSTKDLATINTNVLGIDCILLNNDDKGNSSDLEEMIILQKNAKDLANRCFENVNIQLTENIQNLTQILNDGYFAFKDLLNMSTNLKDEDVITNDNIPEMNYTKILSEEIFKRIDNLPDQFNMILKNYSMQSSVDNMDFTFWEYFALYAFLCAMLQCLCFGLFCIYKRYKSKSTYFFSV, from the exons ATGTCCCACGTGCGTCAAATCAACGGAAATAAAACACTAAATGGCGCAAAAAATCTGAAGATTCTGGATTTATCACGAAACAGCcttgaagaaattgaagattttgtgTTCAGTGAAGGAAAAGAGTTAGTGAAGCTGCACTTGTcacgaaataaaataatttctgtggGGCTTAATGCCTTTACTGGGCTAGAAAAGCTTGAACTCCTCGACTTATCGTTTAACACTATTAAAATTCTGCAAGGAGAAATATTCTCAGGATTCACGAAACTCAAATTTATCTATGTGAATAACAATGCTATTCAGTCCATGAagataaatttgaataaatgcAGTAATCTCTTGGAGTTTGATGGCAGTTACAACAACATTATTGAGTGGAATCTCTTGCTATCTTCTCCTAAGGAATCTAATGTTATCGTCAAACTTTCTAAtgccaatttaaaaaattctttaacaagTGCTAGTAATAAGGATGAGCTCATAGTTGATGGAAATTCGCTGGATTACGTCAATATCAAAGGAAAG tTGAGAAGACTTAGTGCAAAGAACAATAAGATCCGGTATATTGAAATCAAGCCCGATATTGCCATTACAACATTAGAACTTGCTGGAAATATGATAACAAATATAGAGAATATTACTAAAATTTGGATGTTGGAAAAATTGGATCTGTCTGAAAATCCCCTCTCGCAGCTGAACGTTTCCACATTTAGTCTCTTGGATGATCTTCGAACACTAAATCTACGTTCAACAGGAATCAGTGTGGATCAAAATTACTTTACAGCTCAGAAGAAATTAACTTTCTTGGATATTTCAGCAAATGGATTAACTTCTCTCAATCTCAAGAACTTAAAATCACTCACAAGTCTTCAGACACTTTACCTACATGAGAATAAACTGATAGAATTGGAGAACATTGAGGATATAAAGAAGATCTTGCCAAGTTTAACTACAATTTCTCTTGCAAAAAATCGCTTTAGTTGCTCTtatatttctaaaatattgACTATTTTGAATAATCTGAATATAAGCGTTCAGGTGAGCACAAAGGATCTCGCAACGATTAATACAAACGTTCTGGGAATTGACTGCATTCTATTGAACAACGATGATAAAGGAAATTCTTCAGATCTCGAAGAAATGATCATCCTGCAGAAAAACGCAAAGGATTTAGCAAATCGTTGCTTTGAAAATGTTAATATTCAGTTAACTGAGAACATTCAGAATTTAACGCAGATCCTGAATGATggatattttgcatttaaggATCTCTTGAATATGTCAACCAATTTAAAAGATGAAGATGTAATAACGAACGATAACATCCCTGAAATGAATTATACGAAAATTTTAAGTGAGGAAATCTTTAAACGCATAGACAATCTTCCTGATCAATTTAACatgattttaaagaattattcgaTGCAAAGCTCTGTCGATAACATGGACTTCACCTTCTGGGAATATTTTGCTCTTTATGCATTCCTTTGTGCTATGTTGCAATGTTTATGCTTCGGATTATTCTGCATCTACAAGAGatataaaagtaaatcaaCTTATTTTTTCAGTGTCTAA